In Candidatus Ozemobacteraceae bacterium, one genomic interval encodes:
- the hutH gene encoding histidine ammonia-lyase, which yields MIELTGTRLTLEQLRRIADGERVSIASSAMAKVRESRAVVERLIAEDRVVYGITTGFGHLCNTRISREDLGKLQTNLIRSHATGVGEPFGKEEVRAMIAIRINSLLHGVSGIRPEAVEALAALLNNDVTPWVPSQGSVGSSGDLAPLSHIMLVLMGEGFVMDADGKRVPTGPVLERAGLKAISLQAKEGLALINGTSVMTGVLGLAVQRGIDVARAADVIAALSLEVLKGSTSPYNPDFIALRPYEGLKQTAANVLACVADSEVRSSHVNCTKVQDAYSLRCVPQVHGATRETLNHLAAQVSIELNSVTDNPILLSADTVISGGHFHGQPMALAADFFGIAMAELANISERRIDRLVNPLVSGLPPFLAGDAGVNSGLMIVQYTAASIVSENKVLAHPASVDSIPTSAYQEDHVSMGTVAARKGARILSNTAQVLAIEWLCACQAYEFLKPLALGKGTAAAYEVLRAAVPPLKEDRFQAPDLEMARELLWKGDLVTHVAKRVQLV from the coding sequence ATGATCGAACTAACCGGTACACGTCTCACGCTTGAACAGTTACGTAGGATCGCCGACGGCGAGCGGGTGTCGATCGCTTCGTCCGCCATGGCGAAGGTGCGCGAGTCGCGGGCCGTCGTCGAACGGCTCATCGCGGAAGATCGCGTCGTATACGGCATTACCACCGGGTTTGGCCATCTCTGCAACACGCGCATCAGCAGAGAAGACCTCGGCAAGCTCCAGACGAACCTGATCCGCAGCCATGCGACCGGCGTCGGAGAGCCGTTCGGCAAGGAAGAGGTGCGGGCGATGATCGCGATCCGCATCAATTCCCTTCTTCACGGGGTCAGCGGCATCCGGCCCGAGGCCGTCGAGGCCCTTGCGGCCCTTCTCAACAACGACGTGACGCCGTGGGTGCCGAGCCAGGGCTCGGTCGGAAGCTCGGGTGACCTGGCCCCACTCTCGCACATCATGCTCGTGCTGATGGGCGAAGGCTTCGTCATGGATGCCGACGGCAAGCGCGTCCCCACTGGGCCGGTGCTCGAACGCGCCGGCCTGAAGGCGATTTCCCTGCAGGCGAAGGAAGGGCTGGCGCTCATCAACGGCACATCGGTCATGACCGGCGTGCTCGGCCTCGCGGTTCAGCGGGGCATCGACGTCGCGCGGGCCGCCGACGTGATCGCGGCGCTGTCCCTCGAAGTGCTCAAGGGCTCGACGAGCCCCTACAACCCCGATTTCATTGCCCTGCGTCCCTACGAGGGCCTGAAGCAGACGGCCGCCAACGTGCTGGCCTGCGTCGCCGACAGCGAGGTGCGTTCGAGCCACGTGAACTGCACGAAGGTGCAGGACGCTTACAGCCTCCGCTGCGTTCCCCAGGTGCATGGGGCCACACGCGAGACGCTCAACCACCTCGCCGCCCAGGTCTCGATCGAATTGAACTCGGTCACCGACAACCCGATCCTGCTCAGCGCCGACACCGTCATCTCCGGCGGCCATTTCCACGGCCAGCCGATGGCGCTGGCGGCCGACTTCTTCGGCATCGCGATGGCCGAACTCGCCAACATCAGCGAGCGCCGCATCGACCGGCTCGTGAACCCGCTCGTCAGCGGCCTTCCGCCGTTTCTCGCCGGCGATGCGGGCGTGAACTCCGGTCTCATGATCGTGCAGTACACGGCGGCCTCGATCGTCAGCGAAAACAAGGTGCTGGCCCACCCGGCCTCGGTCGACTCGATTCCCACGTCGGCCTATCAGGAAGACCACGTCAGCATGGGCACCGTGGCGGCCCGCAAGGGAGCCCGCATCCTGTCGAACACGGCCCAGGTGCTCGCGATCGAATGGCTGTGCGCCTGCCAGGCCTACGAATTCCTCAAGCCCCTCGCTCTCGGAAAAGGCACCGCCGCAGCTTACGAGGTGCTGCGCGCCGCCGTTCCGCCGCTCAAGGAAGACCGCTTCCAGGCCCCCGATCTGGAGATGGCCCGGGAGCTTCTGTGGAAAGGAGATCTCGTCACCCATGTCGCAAAACGCGTCCAACTCGTCTAA
- a CDS encoding acyl-CoA dehydratase activase produces the protein MTFAIGLDLGSRRTKAVLVEDGLIRESVVFESWALEKAVVIDWVGRLRARCAADALPIGTTGYSRRPAADACRGTALTEIRAFAVGAQVLAPGLRTLIDIGGQDAKAMHLDESGKVDDFEMNDRCAAGTGKFFELVANSLGVPLAGLSDLAAKAAEPARLSSTCAVFAESEIIGRLADGVDRASLARGVFRAVAERLHAMLQRTGFGAPALLVGGGANAALAAELGSLLGFEVGLHPSGSFFGALGAAMHALRPPNSE, from the coding sequence ATGACGTTCGCCATCGGCCTCGATCTCGGCTCCCGGCGCACCAAAGCGGTGCTGGTCGAGGATGGCCTGATCCGCGAATCGGTCGTGTTCGAGTCCTGGGCCCTGGAAAAAGCCGTCGTCATCGACTGGGTCGGGCGCCTGCGGGCCCGGTGCGCGGCCGATGCGCTGCCGATCGGAACGACCGGCTACAGCCGCCGACCGGCGGCCGATGCGTGCCGGGGAACGGCCCTCACGGAGATCCGCGCGTTCGCCGTGGGCGCGCAGGTGCTGGCGCCGGGTCTGCGCACGCTGATCGATATCGGCGGGCAGGATGCGAAAGCGATGCACCTCGACGAGTCCGGCAAGGTCGATGATTTCGAGATGAACGACCGGTGCGCGGCCGGGACCGGCAAGTTTTTCGAGCTCGTGGCGAACAGCCTCGGCGTGCCGCTGGCCGGCTTGTCCGATCTCGCCGCGAAAGCCGCCGAACCGGCGCGGCTTTCGAGCACGTGCGCCGTGTTCGCCGAATCCGAAATCATCGGACGGCTGGCCGACGGCGTCGACCGCGCCTCCCTCGCGCGAGGCGTGTTCCGCGCGGTTGCGGAGCGACTCCATGCGATGCTCCAGCGGACCGGCTTCGGCGCCCCGGCCCTGCTCGTCGGGGGCGGCGCGAACGCCGCGCTGGCCGCCGAGCTTGGCTCCCTGCTGGGCTTCGAAGTCGGGCTTCACCCCTCAGGCTCCTTTTTCGGCGCCCTCGGCGCCGCCATGCATGCGTTACGGCCGCCCAACTCCGAATAG
- a CDS encoding DUF115 domain-containing protein — translation MSSPTPYAKNMKVLRKRFPVLAKVVEMNEPSPIAYLIEPSKTKVPTLAVKVGETVTQIHSKYDPVREAEQQIAGMNFKNPKLLMILGLGLGYHIRAALEQLKENFFIVVVEKDMQALTQVVKHADISDLLESEKIRWVIGVPENELFAVMNDMIKQSGISLQLFLKTLVVFDHPALSKLHGSYHTEAVKAFREAAHQIVLNYGNCPKDSMIGVENIMANLSIIMRNPGIKDLFGKFRNVPGIIVSTGPSLNKNIEELHAAQGKCVMICADSALRILLKHGIKPHAVASLERILKTASLFEEFTEEQLKDIWLSATPVIMPQTYANWKGPIVIVYRAFAHFDWIDIPKGTLPSGASCSNLAFKILEALGCNPIILVGQDCAVKSADVTHADGVSDATKLNLKQHQLFKVKGNCEEWVYTTEIFNMFRNGFVTDVAHYQGTCINATEGGAFIEGTQVMPLREAIAKYCTRPVDAVAQFRSLHVPTEEEVQKLWKRFKQTIENTRIEVDNVIEYCEKGEKRVTDFEKELDEGGFHELKDFLDRFPTERLNEIHDELTRARGRIIMFGKYFNLYLMHIVQMIIIKFEMDFNELRSLCDDEKRVRLQAVRMMKRWFPMIGDVCKIARDLLENAYVKLKAEFGE, via the coding sequence ATGTCATCGCCAACCCCCTACGCCAAGAACATGAAAGTCCTTCGCAAGCGGTTTCCGGTGCTCGCAAAAGTCGTCGAGATGAACGAACCGAGCCCGATCGCGTATCTCATCGAGCCGTCGAAGACGAAGGTTCCGACTCTCGCGGTGAAGGTCGGCGAAACGGTCACGCAGATTCACAGCAAGTATGACCCCGTTCGCGAAGCCGAGCAGCAGATCGCGGGGATGAATTTCAAGAACCCCAAGCTGCTGATGATTCTCGGACTGGGGTTGGGGTATCACATCAGGGCCGCGCTCGAACAGCTGAAGGAAAACTTCTTCATCGTGGTCGTCGAGAAGGACATGCAGGCCCTGACGCAGGTGGTGAAGCATGCCGACATCTCCGATCTTCTCGAATCGGAAAAAATTCGCTGGGTGATCGGCGTGCCCGAGAACGAACTGTTTGCCGTCATGAACGACATGATCAAACAGTCGGGCATATCGCTGCAGCTCTTTCTGAAAACGCTCGTCGTCTTCGATCATCCGGCGTTGTCGAAACTGCACGGCAGCTATCACACGGAAGCGGTGAAAGCGTTCCGGGAAGCGGCGCACCAGATCGTGCTGAACTACGGCAACTGCCCGAAGGACTCGATGATCGGCGTCGAGAACATCATGGCCAACCTCAGCATCATCATGCGCAACCCGGGCATCAAGGACCTGTTCGGGAAGTTCCGGAACGTTCCGGGCATCATCGTCTCGACCGGACCGTCGCTCAACAAAAACATCGAGGAGCTGCATGCGGCGCAGGGCAAATGCGTGATGATCTGCGCCGATTCGGCCCTCCGCATCCTGCTGAAACACGGCATCAAACCTCACGCCGTGGCGTCGCTCGAACGCATTCTCAAGACGGCGAGTCTCTTTGAAGAGTTCACGGAAGAGCAGCTGAAAGATATCTGGCTTTCGGCGACGCCGGTCATCATGCCGCAGACCTACGCGAACTGGAAAGGGCCGATCGTCATCGTCTATCGCGCCTTCGCCCATTTCGACTGGATCGACATCCCGAAAGGAACTCTCCCGTCCGGCGCCTCCTGCTCGAATCTTGCGTTCAAGATTCTCGAGGCCCTCGGCTGCAACCCGATCATCCTCGTCGGGCAGGACTGCGCCGTGAAGAGCGCCGACGTCACGCACGCCGACGGCGTGAGCGATGCGACGAAACTGAATCTCAAACAGCACCAGTTGTTCAAGGTGAAGGGCAACTGCGAGGAGTGGGTGTATACGACCGAGATCTTCAACATGTTCAGGAACGGCTTCGTGACCGATGTCGCCCATTACCAGGGAACATGCATCAACGCGACGGAGGGCGGCGCGTTCATCGAGGGAACCCAGGTGATGCCCCTGCGCGAAGCCATCGCGAAATACTGCACCCGACCGGTCGACGCCGTCGCCCAGTTTCGCAGCCTGCACGTTCCGACGGAAGAAGAAGTCCAGAAACTCTGGAAACGATTCAAGCAGACGATCGAGAACACCCGGATCGAGGTGGATAACGTCATCGAATACTGCGAGAAGGGCGAGAAGCGGGTGACGGACTTCGAAAAGGAGCTGGACGAGGGAGGCTTCCACGAGCTCAAGGATTTCCTCGACCGGTTTCCCACCGAGCGCCTGAACGAGATTCATGATGAACTGACGCGCGCCAGAGGGCGCATCATCATGTTCGGGAAATATTTCAATCTCTATCTCATGCATATCGTCCAGATGATCATCATCAAGTTCGAAATGGACTTCAACGAACTTCGCTCCCTCTGCGACGACGAAAAGCGCGTGAGACTCCAGGCCGTCCGCATGATGAAGCGCTGGTTCCCGATGATCGGCGACGTCTGCAAGATCGCCCGCGACCTTCTCGAAAACGCCTACGTGAAGCTGAAAGCCGAATTCGGAGAGTGA
- a CDS encoding GNAT family N-acetyltransferase — protein sequence MRTLRPFRPGDMELLLRWRNSDEHRRWSFTDRPIDPAEHAAWFNRFLGDSRRVGFIMEDATDGPVGQIRFDPAPLPGTLTVSIGIAPEHLGKGIGTLLLGKAVERSEVIERAVLIRAETFLDNLASRRIFEKAGFRSLGDRVRGDRRYFEWVKPVGVGLSGCACRILSDSGCEEAVTMRRILASLGCSEKTAGDAGLVTIRLDDDFRTGEAARDPDAEAVYVIPARGIGIISKTILVSELPVDAASFGGPAIDRAVLLTAWIAHRRRTA from the coding sequence GTGAGAACGCTTCGCCCGTTCCGGCCCGGGGACATGGAATTGCTGCTGCGCTGGCGCAATTCCGATGAACATCGGCGCTGGTCTTTCACGGATCGTCCGATCGATCCGGCGGAACATGCCGCCTGGTTCAACCGGTTTCTCGGCGACTCCAGGCGCGTCGGATTCATCATGGAAGACGCAACGGACGGGCCGGTGGGGCAGATACGGTTCGATCCGGCGCCGTTGCCTGGAACGCTGACCGTATCGATCGGCATCGCCCCGGAGCATCTCGGAAAAGGCATCGGCACGCTCCTGCTCGGCAAGGCTGTCGAACGCTCCGAAGTCATCGAGCGCGCCGTGCTGATCCGGGCCGAGACGTTTCTCGACAACCTCGCTTCCCGGCGGATCTTCGAAAAAGCCGGATTCCGTTCTCTCGGCGATCGGGTGCGCGGCGACCGGCGGTATTTCGAATGGGTCAAGCCCGTCGGCGTCGGCCTTTCCGGGTGTGCGTGCCGCATTCTTTCCGATTCGGGATGCGAAGAGGCCGTCACGATGCGAAGGATCCTGGCTTCCCTGGGGTGCTCTGAAAAAACTGCGGGTGATGCCGGTCTCGTCACGATCCGTCTCGACGACGATTTCCGGACGGGCGAAGCGGCGAGAGACCCGGATGCGGAGGCCGTGTATGTCATACCGGCGCGCGGGATAGGTATAATATCAAAAACTATTCTCGTTTCCGAACTGCCCGTTGACGCGGCCTCTTTCGGCGGTCCGGCGATCGACAGAGCCGTTTTGCTGACCGCCTGGATCGCTCACCGGCGCAGAACGGCCTGA
- a CDS encoding N-acetylneuraminate synthase family protein has protein sequence MQITIGHRHIGDSRPCFIIAEAGSNHNRDFDTAIRLIDVAADAGADAVKFQIFAAEKIYSKKTPMASYLKDKKLAKDGETLWDIIKRLEIPRGWTDQLMSHCRKKNIMFLCTPFDIPAVEELEAAGVEAYKIASFEITHLPLIERVARTGKPLILSTGMANLEDIEVALQTFKQAGGRDVALLHCAIAYPPAYENLHLRAMDTLRQAFQAPVGFSDHTMGYITDVAAVARGACIIEKHCTLSRNQEGPDHPFSLEPHELKEMVTAIRQTEAALGSPIKHHTAAEQELYRIARRSLVAARAIPRGSVITRDMIEVKRPGFGIPTRFLDLVVGRRAVRDIEEDDILTWDMV, from the coding sequence ATGCAGATAACCATCGGACATCGCCATATCGGAGACTCGAGGCCGTGCTTCATCATCGCCGAAGCCGGCAGCAATCATAACCGTGATTTCGACACCGCGATCCGCCTCATCGACGTCGCAGCAGACGCCGGGGCCGATGCGGTGAAGTTCCAGATTTTTGCGGCGGAGAAGATCTACTCGAAGAAAACTCCGATGGCCAGCTACCTGAAAGACAAGAAGCTGGCGAAGGATGGCGAAACGCTCTGGGACATCATCAAACGCCTCGAAATTCCTCGTGGCTGGACCGACCAGCTGATGAGCCATTGCCGCAAGAAAAACATCATGTTTCTCTGCACGCCGTTCGACATTCCCGCCGTCGAAGAACTCGAAGCGGCCGGGGTCGAGGCCTACAAGATCGCGAGCTTCGAGATCACCCATCTCCCGCTCATCGAGCGGGTCGCGCGGACGGGCAAGCCGCTCATCCTTTCCACCGGCATGGCCAACCTGGAAGACATCGAGGTCGCCCTGCAGACGTTCAAACAGGCGGGGGGAAGGGACGTGGCCCTGCTGCATTGCGCGATCGCGTATCCGCCGGCATACGAGAACCTGCATCTGCGGGCGATGGACACCCTCCGGCAGGCGTTCCAGGCGCCCGTCGGTTTCTCCGACCATACGATGGGATATATAACGGATGTCGCCGCCGTGGCGCGCGGGGCATGTATCATCGAAAAACACTGCACGCTGAGCCGGAATCAGGAAGGGCCGGATCATCCCTTTTCCCTCGAGCCGCACGAACTGAAGGAGATGGTGACGGCCATCCGCCAGACCGAAGCGGCTCTCGGCAGTCCGATCAAGCACCATACCGCCGCCGAGCAGGAACTATACCGCATCGCCAGGCGAAGCCTGGTGGCGGCCCGGGCCATTCCGCGCGGATCGGTTATCACGCGGGACATGATCGAGGTGAAACGTCCCGGTTTCGGTATACCGACGAGGTTTCTCGATCTCGTTGTCGGGCGCAGGGCCGTCCGTGACATCGAGGAGGACGATATTCTCACGTGGGACATGGTGTGA
- the pseG gene encoding UDP-2,4-diacetamido-2,4,6-trideoxy-beta-L-altropyranose hydrolase, translating into MPRLLIRADAGEEIGLGHVMRCRTLALAMRDLGWEPTLLTVSDPGKIWSDISGAAMPWVPTDGGSAQGFKTAMAAKMHRADLLVVDHYGFTTEDFTALWAAGPRLAVIDDLADRILPVDAVINPNPGAVPEPYAKRGVPLCLCGETYALVRPEIRAFAGTPVPADGHILVTLGGGDVQNRLMDILASLSSEAREAPVVAAVGPACPVDRLCEWEQGGARRRLVRNVDSLPGLIGGAAVAVTGGGTTLWETCCIGRPSVAVVWVENQRRTLDIVARYDTGVVVDARSDLPVQSIVEAVRRLKREPVATAGMIARQRAMIDGWGADRVAAALTAMMKTG; encoded by the coding sequence ATGCCCAGACTGCTGATCCGGGCCGACGCCGGAGAGGAGATCGGCCTCGGGCATGTCATGCGGTGCCGCACGCTTGCTCTTGCGATGCGCGATCTGGGCTGGGAGCCGACGCTCCTGACCGTCTCGGATCCCGGCAAAATATGGAGCGATATATCCGGCGCGGCCATGCCCTGGGTCCCGACGGATGGCGGATCGGCGCAGGGGTTCAAGACGGCTATGGCGGCGAAGATGCACCGGGCCGACCTCCTGGTCGTCGACCATTACGGTTTTACCACCGAGGATTTCACCGCGCTTTGGGCCGCCGGACCCCGCCTTGCCGTCATCGACGACCTGGCCGATCGCATTCTGCCCGTCGATGCCGTGATAAACCCCAATCCGGGCGCAGTCCCTGAGCCGTATGCGAAACGGGGCGTGCCGCTCTGCCTTTGCGGCGAGACGTATGCGCTGGTCCGTCCAGAGATTCGGGCTTTCGCCGGAACGCCCGTTCCGGCCGACGGGCATATTCTCGTCACGCTTGGCGGAGGCGACGTACAAAATCGGCTCATGGATATACTTGCATCTTTATCGAGCGAGGCGCGTGAAGCTCCGGTCGTCGCGGCCGTCGGGCCTGCCTGTCCCGTCGACAGACTGTGCGAATGGGAGCAAGGCGGAGCCCGACGCAGGCTCGTCAGAAACGTGGACTCGCTTCCCGGCCTTATTGGCGGGGCCGCCGTCGCCGTGACGGGCGGCGGAACGACGCTGTGGGAGACCTGCTGCATCGGCCGGCCGAGCGTCGCGGTCGTCTGGGTCGAGAACCAGAGACGGACGCTGGACATCGTCGCGAGATACGACACGGGCGTGGTCGTTGACGCCCGTTCGGACCTGCCGGTACAATCGATCGTCGAAGCCGTTCGCCGCCTGAAACGCGAACCGGTCGCAACGGCAGGCATGATCGCGCGACAGCGCGCCATGATCGACGGCTGGGGAGCGGACCGTGTGGCGGCGGCTCTCACCGCGATGATGAAAACGGGCTGA
- a CDS encoding glycosyltransferase family protein translates to MSGNDRVETQAVIQARMGSSRLPGKILLDLQGMTVLGHVVRRTRAVSRIARVVVATTTQPEDDAVESWCKTAGVPCFRGSAMDVLERFAKCVTVWPCRRVVRITADCPLIDPGVVDDVIAMHETGAFDYVSNLHPPTFPHGLDVEALSTQLLKRVAEEATLPSHREHVTLFIRENRDHFKFGNVTFGRDASRFRVTLDRPEDYEFLKALLALIPPATELPSLYEMLRLLEAHPEIVAINGGQDRYEGVRKAVKAEKRTLTLG, encoded by the coding sequence ATGAGCGGCAACGATCGGGTCGAAACGCAGGCGGTCATCCAGGCGAGAATGGGCTCGTCGCGACTGCCCGGGAAAATCCTGCTCGATCTGCAGGGAATGACGGTTCTCGGCCACGTCGTCAGGCGTACCCGCGCCGTTTCCCGCATTGCCCGGGTCGTCGTCGCGACGACGACGCAGCCTGAGGACGATGCGGTGGAATCCTGGTGCAAAACTGCCGGGGTGCCCTGTTTCCGAGGCTCGGCCATGGATGTCCTGGAACGCTTTGCGAAATGTGTCACCGTATGGCCCTGCCGGCGGGTGGTGCGCATCACCGCCGACTGTCCGTTGATCGATCCGGGCGTCGTCGACGACGTGATCGCGATGCATGAAACCGGTGCGTTCGATTACGTTTCGAACCTGCATCCGCCGACCTTCCCGCACGGACTGGACGTCGAGGCCCTGTCGACGCAACTCCTGAAGCGCGTCGCCGAAGAGGCGACCCTGCCGTCGCACCGGGAGCACGTGACCCTGTTCATCCGCGAAAACCGCGATCATTTCAAATTCGGAAACGTTACGTTCGGCAGGGATGCCTCCCGTTTCAGGGTCACGCTGGACCGTCCGGAGGACTACGAATTTCTGAAGGCTCTTCTGGCGCTTATCCCCCCTGCGACCGAACTTCCCTCCCTCTACGAGATGCTCCGGCTTCTCGAGGCCCATCCCGAGATCGTCGCGATCAACGGCGGCCAGGACCGCTACGAAGGGGTCAGAAAAGCCGTCAAGGCCGAAAAGCGCACCTTGACGCTGGGATGA
- the pseC gene encoding UDP-4-amino-4,6-dideoxy-N-acetyl-beta-L-altrosamine transaminase encodes MSPRFLSYGRQSITEDDIQAVIETLKSDFLTQGPAIPRFEEDFCALTGARHAVACSNGTAALHLAALATKIVPGDRALVAPVTFVASANCIRYAGGDVAFADIDAETLTLSPASAETALKKASDEGRPFRAIVTVDLAGHPCDMEAFAGLKKKYDLIWIHDACHSLGGSWSDSAGKVWRVGEYPEPDAVAWSFHPVKHITTGEGGMITTFSDQIADRLRLLRTHGIRKEPAAFVTRDEAFDENGKPNPWYYEMQELGFNYRLTDIQAALGSSQLKRLEAGITRRREIVECYRAGFAGLKGMDMPPVKPGIGHAYHLAIVRIDFTQIGRSRAWVMTRLRERGIGTQVHYVPVPMMPYYAGTTPVSELPETLAYYRQTLSLPCYPDLRDEDVERVVYAVREVLS; translated from the coding sequence ATGAGCCCGCGGTTTCTCTCCTACGGCCGGCAGTCGATCACCGAGGATGATATACAGGCTGTTATTGAAACTCTGAAGTCGGACTTCCTGACGCAGGGACCGGCCATTCCCCGGTTCGAAGAGGATTTCTGCGCCCTGACGGGAGCGCGCCACGCGGTCGCCTGTTCCAACGGCACCGCGGCGCTGCACCTGGCCGCCCTCGCGACGAAAATCGTCCCCGGGGATCGCGCGCTCGTCGCGCCCGTCACGTTCGTCGCGAGCGCGAACTGCATCAGATACGCCGGCGGGGACGTCGCGTTCGCCGATATTGACGCCGAAACACTCACCCTGTCGCCCGCCTCGGCGGAAACGGCCCTGAAAAAAGCCTCAGACGAGGGACGGCCCTTCCGGGCGATCGTGACGGTCGACCTGGCCGGCCACCCCTGCGACATGGAAGCCTTCGCCGGGTTGAAGAAAAAATATGATCTGATATGGATACACGACGCCTGCCACTCGCTTGGCGGTTCGTGGAGCGACTCGGCCGGAAAGGTCTGGCGGGTAGGCGAATATCCCGAACCGGACGCCGTCGCCTGGAGTTTCCACCCGGTGAAGCACATCACGACCGGCGAGGGCGGCATGATCACGACGTTTTCGGACCAGATCGCCGACCGGTTGCGACTTCTGAGAACCCATGGCATCAGAAAGGAGCCTGCTGCGTTCGTCACTCGCGATGAGGCCTTCGACGAGAACGGCAAGCCGAATCCCTGGTATTACGAGATGCAGGAGCTGGGCTTCAACTACCGACTCACCGATATCCAGGCGGCGCTCGGATCATCCCAGTTGAAACGACTCGAGGCCGGCATCACCCGGCGGCGCGAGATCGTCGAGTGCTACCGTGCCGGGTTCGCCGGACTGAAGGGAATGGACATGCCGCCCGTGAAGCCGGGAATCGGCCATGCGTATCATCTGGCGATCGTCCGCATCGACTTCACGCAGATCGGCCGAAGCCGCGCCTGGGTGATGACCCGCCTGCGCGAGCGAGGCATCGGGACGCAGGTCCATTACGTTCCGGTTCCGATGATGCCGTATTACGCGGGAACCACGCCCGTGAGCGAGCTGCCGGAGACGCTCGCATATTACCGGCAAACCCTGTCCCTGCCCTGCTATCCTGACCTTCGCGACGAGGACGTCGAACGGGTCGTGTACGCGGTTCGGGAGGTGCTTTCATGA
- the pseB gene encoding UDP-N-acetylglucosamine 4,6-dehydratase (inverting): protein MQKGKTLLVTGGTGSFGHAFIRYALDHLQPRKVIVYSRDEFKQYEMERKFNSPKLRFFIGDVRDRDRLNRAFSGVDYVVHAAALKQVPAAEYNPFEAVQTNIMGAQNVISAALETGVRRVIALSTDKACNPVNLYGATKLCSDKLFVAANAYVGSTRNTRFAVVRYGNVVGSRGSVVPFFRELAAKKAEIPITDERMTRFWITLTQAVQFVVDSFEMMSGGELYIPKIPSMKIPDLAEAIAPGCPRKVIGIRPGEKLHELMISHDDTRNLYETEERFIKLPEFHFWEIKQPKDAKPVAEGFEYASNTNDRWLGIDDLRKLLRSEGLLP from the coding sequence ATGCAGAAGGGCAAGACCCTGCTTGTGACAGGCGGAACGGGTTCGTTCGGCCACGCCTTCATCCGGTATGCGCTCGACCATCTTCAGCCGCGCAAGGTGATCGTCTACTCGCGCGACGAGTTCAAACAGTACGAGATGGAGCGGAAGTTCAACTCGCCGAAACTCCGATTTTTCATCGGCGACGTGCGGGACCGCGATCGCCTGAACCGCGCGTTTTCCGGCGTGGATTACGTCGTGCATGCCGCGGCTCTCAAACAGGTGCCAGCCGCCGAATACAACCCGTTCGAAGCCGTCCAGACGAATATCATGGGAGCGCAGAACGTCATCAGCGCCGCGCTCGAAACGGGCGTGCGCAGGGTCATCGCCCTCAGCACCGACAAGGCCTGCAACCCGGTCAACCTGTACGGCGCGACCAAGCTGTGCTCCGACAAGCTGTTCGTCGCCGCGAACGCCTACGTCGGCAGCACGCGAAACACCCGGTTCGCGGTCGTGCGATATGGAAACGTCGTCGGAAGCCGGGGCAGCGTCGTTCCGTTCTTTCGGGAACTCGCCGCGAAGAAGGCGGAGATCCCGATCACCGACGAACGGATGACCCGGTTCTGGATCACCCTCACGCAGGCGGTGCAGTTCGTCGTCGACTCGTTCGAGATGATGTCGGGCGGCGAATTGTACATACCGAAGATTCCGAGCATGAAGATTCCCGACCTTGCCGAGGCGATCGCACCCGGGTGTCCCCGGAAGGTCATCGGTATTCGACCCGGTGAAAAACTGCATGAGTTGATGATCTCGCATGATGACACGAGAAATCTCTACGAAACCGAAGAACGGTTCATCAAGTTGCCCGAATTCCATTTCTGGGAGATCAAGCAGCCGAAGGATGCCAAGCCGGTCGCGGAGGGCTTCGAATACGCCAGCAACACGAACGATCGCTGGCTCGGCATCGACGACCTTCGGAAACTCCTCCGGAGCGAGGGGCTGCTTCCATGA